From a single Methanomicrobium sp. W14 genomic region:
- a CDS encoding archaellin/type IV pilin N-terminal domain-containing protein: MGNKDENSGFTGLEAALILIAFVVVASVFSYVILNAGFFAVQKSQQVIYSAVEQSSSVVIAGDTVKGLKNSTTGKIDRIIFSLSAPYALLDVNLNSTSVSFMTDSLLKKIDKASPLYNSSEPSPGTWSIISNTGGPSSGTVLSTGKSASLMINLPPDAQISPGDNFRVNVLLTPGPSVAIDKKAPAGFDDTVVM; encoded by the coding sequence ATGGGAAATAAAGATGAAAACAGTGGTTTTACCGGTCTTGAAGCTGCTTTAATTCTTATTGCCTTTGTCGTGGTTGCGTCCGTTTTTTCATACGTCATCTTAAATGCAGGTTTTTTTGCAGTGCAGAAATCCCAGCAGGTCATATATTCGGCTGTTGAGCAAAGTTCTTCTGTTGTTATTGCAGGTGACACCGTAAAGGGCCTGAAAAATTCGACTACCGGAAAGATTGACAGAATAATATTCAGTCTCTCCGCGCCTTATGCACTTCTTGACGTTAATCTTAACAGCACTTCTGTCAGTTTTATGACCGATTCTCTTTTAAAAAAGATTGATAAGGCAAGTCCTTTGTATAATTCATCGGAACCGTCTCCCGGTACATGGAGTATAATATCAAATACCGGAGGGCCCTCATCGGGTACAGTATTATCAACAGGTAAATCCGCGAGCCTTATGATAAACCTTCCACCTGACGCCCAGATATCACCGGGAGATAATTTCAGGGTAAATGTCCTGTTGACTCCTGGCCCTTCTGTTGCCATAGACAAAAAAGCGCCGGCAGGTTTTGATGATACTGTCGTTATGTGA